One segment of Pseudobythopirellula maris DNA contains the following:
- the crcB gene encoding fluoride efflux transporter CrcB gives MYARIAAIALGGAFGALGRYGVGLACLRAFGDRFPYGTLAVNAIGCLVIGMLMHAGLVAAARLPTAAHAGLTVGLLGALTTFSTFGYETVRLLEQNQPLMALANVAANLLLGCAAVWVGLSLGRMVA, from the coding sequence ATGTATGCAAGAATTGCCGCCATCGCCTTAGGCGGCGCCTTCGGCGCCCTCGGCCGGTACGGCGTTGGGCTCGCCTGTTTGCGAGCCTTTGGCGACCGTTTTCCCTACGGCACTCTGGCGGTCAACGCGATCGGCTGCCTGGTGATTGGCATGCTGATGCACGCCGGACTCGTGGCCGCCGCACGGTTGCCGACGGCTGCCCACGCCGGGCTGACGGTCGGTCTGCTAGGGGCGCTGACAACGTTCTCCACGTTTGGCTACGAGACCGTCCGCCTTTTGGAGCAGAACCAGCCGCTGATGGCTTTGGCCAATGTGGCGGCGAACTTGCTGCTCGGCTGCGCGGCGGTGTGGGTGGGGCTGTCGCTCGGCCGCATGGTGGCGTGA
- a CDS encoding lysophospholipid acyltransferase family protein, whose translation MKRLLNWLAGKGTALVALVMRGTCRYELHDDPRPALKAAGRPYVFAILHATQVAAGVGSERGTGAMVSRSVDGDLIASALKSLGVVVFRGSSRKNGVEKGGKQALHQMADHVRSGMPAIIAVDGPRGPRGKVKKGIAWLAKETDAVVLTVVAVPSRRWVFGKTWDRFQCPQPWSRVDGYFGAPLEAAPGESVEAFRMRIEATLNELEHRCDPQQAMAA comes from the coding sequence GTGAAGCGACTGCTCAATTGGTTAGCGGGCAAAGGAACCGCGCTGGTTGCACTCGTGATGCGCGGCACCTGCCGCTACGAATTGCACGACGACCCACGCCCCGCACTCAAGGCGGCCGGACGCCCCTACGTGTTCGCCATCCTCCACGCCACCCAAGTGGCGGCCGGCGTGGGCAGCGAACGCGGCACGGGGGCGATGGTCTCGCGCTCGGTGGACGGCGACCTGATCGCCTCGGCGCTCAAGTCGCTCGGCGTGGTGGTGTTCCGCGGATCGAGCCGCAAGAACGGCGTCGAGAAGGGGGGCAAGCAGGCCTTGCACCAGATGGCCGACCACGTGCGCAGCGGCATGCCCGCGATCATCGCCGTCGACGGCCCCCGTGGACCCCGCGGCAAAGTCAAGAAGGGCATCGCTTGGCTCGCCAAAGAGACCGACGCGGTGGTGCTGACCGTCGTCGCCGTGCCGAGCCGACGCTGGGTGTTTGGCAAAACGTGGGACCGCTTCCAATGCCCGCAGCCGTGGTCGCGTGTCGACGGCTACTTCGGAGCGCCGCTCGAGGCGGCGCCCGGCGAGAGCGTCGAGGCGTTCCGCATGCGGATCGAGGCCACGCTCAACGAACTCGAACACCGCTGCGACCCGCAGCAAGCCATGGCGGCTTGA
- a CDS encoding DUF1598 domain-containing protein: MTNLFRVVACTAALALVSASADLALAQFGGGGGQGGGGGGGLGGGGGGAGGGITGSGVVVDADGVVHRTTVSDTDGSLARRRAAEAMSRLEGDLAKPSKLRKVSLPRLERALKERLAAGQQPDDTMESLAGLTRIDYVLCYPPTSQADAGDIVLAGPAEPWGEAPNGKKLGVETGAPVIELQDLATALRAFPAGSSDAPLIYCSIDPTAEGLSRMQQFLAEYGRSATPGDTQFIVEQLRERLGLQIVTVGGVPAETHFAQVLVEADYRMKLIGIGLEKPPVRLKSYVARANPAAVSQNALQRWFFVPDYERLRVSQDGLAMEIVGDGVKLVGEDEVVTRDGARRGAGHSNRASVQFTKTFTKQYNNLAERAPVYAQLRNCIDLAVAAAFMQKHDFYNKADWQVSALNDESAYSVEKYNAPQQVATAVNSIWKGHTLMTPIGGGVVIKPADALEQVNLRIDEEGATADAHAAVVPSSVEADKWWWD; encoded by the coding sequence ATGACCAACCTGTTCCGCGTCGTCGCTTGCACGGCGGCCCTTGCCCTGGTTAGCGCCTCGGCCGACCTAGCCCTTGCCCAATTCGGTGGTGGCGGCGGCCAAGGCGGCGGTGGCGGCGGCGGCTTGGGAGGCGGCGGTGGCGGCGCCGGCGGCGGAATCACCGGCTCGGGCGTCGTGGTCGACGCCGACGGAGTGGTCCACCGCACGACCGTCAGCGACACCGATGGCTCGCTCGCCCGTCGACGCGCCGCCGAGGCGATGTCGCGGCTCGAGGGCGACCTCGCCAAGCCGAGCAAGCTCCGCAAGGTTTCGCTGCCGCGCCTCGAGCGCGCCCTCAAGGAACGGCTCGCCGCCGGCCAGCAGCCGGACGACACCATGGAGTCGCTCGCCGGCCTGACGCGCATCGATTACGTGCTCTGCTACCCGCCCACTTCGCAAGCCGATGCGGGCGACATCGTCCTCGCCGGCCCCGCCGAGCCTTGGGGCGAAGCGCCCAACGGCAAGAAGCTGGGCGTCGAGACCGGCGCTCCGGTCATCGAGCTGCAAGACCTGGCGACCGCGCTGCGTGCGTTCCCCGCCGGCTCGAGTGACGCGCCGCTGATCTACTGCTCGATCGACCCGACGGCCGAAGGCTTGTCGCGGATGCAACAGTTCCTCGCCGAGTACGGTCGCAGCGCGACCCCCGGCGACACCCAGTTCATTGTCGAGCAGCTCCGCGAGCGGCTCGGCCTGCAGATCGTCACCGTCGGCGGCGTGCCCGCCGAGACGCATTTCGCCCAAGTGCTGGTCGAGGCCGACTACCGGATGAAGCTCATTGGCATCGGCCTCGAAAAGCCGCCGGTGCGTCTGAAGAGCTACGTCGCCCGGGCGAACCCGGCCGCCGTGAGCCAAAACGCCTTGCAGCGTTGGTTCTTTGTGCCGGATTACGAGCGTCTTCGCGTCTCGCAAGACGGGCTGGCGATGGAGATCGTCGGCGACGGCGTGAAGCTGGTGGGCGAGGACGAGGTCGTCACCCGCGACGGCGCCCGTCGCGGCGCCGGTCACTCGAACCGTGCGAGTGTGCAATTCACCAAGACGTTCACCAAGCAGTACAACAACCTCGCCGAGCGGGCGCCGGTTTACGCCCAACTCCGGAACTGCATCGACCTGGCCGTGGCCGCCGCGTTCATGCAGAAGCACGATTTCTACAACAAGGCCGACTGGCAGGTCTCGGCTCTGAACGACGAGTCGGCCTACTCGGTTGAGAAGTACAACGCCCCTCAGCAGGTCGCCACCGCGGTCAACAGCATCTGGAAGGGCCACACGCTGATGACGCCGATCGGCGGCGGCGTGGTGATCAAGCCGGCCGACGCCCTGGAGCAGGTCAATCTCCGCATCGACGAAGAGGGCGCCACGGCCGACGCCCACGCGGCGGTCGTGCCGTCGTCGGTGGAAGCCGACAAGTGGTGGTGGGACTGA
- a CDS encoding DUF11 domain-containing protein has translation MFARHATLRRVIAAALLLAVGGCAQWRLPRIDPSGERIFLPQQASAPAAPQVNPNLPLLGNVDAAPVLSAPTPLAASPSGLNTGLGCIDNCPVANWLNDEIHSGCDWLHGDSPTVSPPGMPVTAARPVRERLVMTPQRVLAPVGSEVILKAGVCGKDQYLYTNRRIEWMLGREGVGQLVTIGERGEMDFMRLPWQRPDKVDNFFAVGYTSPFHTCINRGTADTTDDVQVRPGDAWITVSSASEGTSFVTAYAPESADWETRRDTAVIYWIDAQWQMPPSANVQLGQPHTLTTVITRQSDGAPVEGYLVRYEVTDGSRAALGYDAGQTSEVRTDSQGRASVEVTPTDDGAGSSQVTITVVRPARSGEMASPRLEVGQGQATITWSPTGSPGATAPPATFPPSLPPTQPPTTNPPGGGTRPPDPFEPPTPPAAGRPELDVRIERKSLAPVRVNEKVAFVVTVVNNGDAPARDIVLYDRFDRGLQHDQDPTGRKEIKYLGMPDIGAGESDQVTLEFGVTAVGQQCHAVTVEAVGAEDGFARACIQVEPPAAPPQAELTIPVDGELQRDVGQEYNFRARVVNNSQVAAVNVEVEMQLDPTLEPLEAEVGYTRTGGGFRWVIPRLEPNQSKPFGLRCRCIAPSDSSGVKVYVRAANSPEYAEASTVEILPRTSIDPAPPAPGPTAPPTGLGAVLYSPTNPTQVSSRGSLNVAVTNHSATPMTNVEFRLVFPQQIRPQLTAQQTQLPFRTVGNTLEFQPITELRAGETVRVIVPFDPVAQGNAQVIIEARSNESPAGVSVSETISILSR, from the coding sequence GTGTTCGCCCGCCACGCCACACTCCGACGCGTGATCGCCGCAGCCTTGCTGTTGGCCGTAGGTGGGTGCGCGCAGTGGCGACTGCCGCGGATCGATCCCTCGGGCGAGCGGATTTTCCTGCCCCAGCAGGCCTCGGCGCCGGCCGCGCCGCAGGTGAACCCCAACCTGCCGCTCCTGGGCAACGTTGACGCCGCCCCGGTGCTCAGCGCGCCGACGCCTCTGGCCGCCTCACCCTCGGGGCTCAACACCGGGCTGGGCTGCATCGACAATTGCCCCGTGGCCAACTGGCTCAACGACGAGATCCACAGCGGCTGCGATTGGTTGCACGGCGATTCCCCCACCGTCTCGCCGCCAGGCATGCCGGTGACGGCCGCCCGCCCGGTGCGCGAGCGGCTAGTGATGACCCCCCAGCGGGTGCTCGCTCCAGTCGGCAGCGAGGTGATCCTCAAGGCGGGCGTTTGCGGCAAGGATCAGTATCTCTACACCAACCGCCGCATCGAGTGGATGCTCGGACGCGAGGGCGTGGGCCAACTCGTGACGATCGGCGAGCGCGGCGAGATGGACTTCATGCGGCTGCCGTGGCAGCGTCCCGACAAGGTCGACAACTTCTTCGCCGTGGGCTACACGTCGCCGTTCCACACCTGCATCAATCGCGGCACGGCCGACACGACCGACGACGTGCAAGTGCGCCCCGGCGACGCCTGGATCACGGTTTCCAGCGCGAGCGAGGGAACGAGCTTCGTCACGGCTTACGCGCCCGAAAGCGCCGATTGGGAGACGCGTCGCGACACGGCCGTCATTTACTGGATCGACGCCCAGTGGCAAATGCCCCCGTCGGCCAATGTGCAACTGGGGCAACCGCACACCCTCACCACGGTCATCACACGCCAGAGCGACGGCGCGCCGGTCGAGGGCTACTTGGTCCGTTACGAGGTGACCGACGGCTCGCGTGCGGCGCTCGGCTACGACGCCGGACAAACCTCGGAGGTGCGGACCGACTCGCAGGGGCGAGCGAGTGTCGAAGTGACCCCCACCGACGACGGCGCAGGCTCTTCGCAAGTGACCATCACGGTCGTACGCCCCGCGCGCAGCGGAGAGATGGCGAGCCCGCGGCTCGAGGTGGGGCAGGGGCAAGCCACGATCACCTGGAGCCCCACCGGATCGCCCGGCGCCACGGCGCCGCCGGCCACGTTCCCGCCGTCGCTGCCGCCAACGCAGCCTCCGACGACCAACCCGCCGGGGGGCGGCACGCGTCCGCCGGATCCGTTCGAGCCCCCCACGCCGCCCGCCGCCGGCCGGCCCGAGCTCGACGTGCGGATCGAACGCAAGTCGCTCGCACCCGTGCGGGTGAACGAGAAGGTGGCTTTCGTTGTCACGGTGGTGAACAACGGCGACGCCCCGGCGCGCGACATCGTGCTGTACGACCGTTTCGACCGCGGCCTGCAACACGACCAAGACCCCACGGGGCGTAAAGAGATCAAGTACCTCGGCATGCCGGACATCGGCGCCGGCGAGTCGGATCAGGTGACGCTCGAGTTCGGAGTCACGGCCGTCGGCCAGCAATGCCACGCGGTCACCGTCGAGGCGGTCGGCGCCGAGGATGGCTTCGCGAGAGCGTGCATCCAGGTCGAGCCTCCCGCGGCCCCGCCGCAAGCCGAGCTGACGATCCCGGTCGACGGCGAGCTGCAACGCGACGTGGGTCAGGAATACAACTTTCGCGCCCGCGTCGTGAACAACAGTCAGGTCGCCGCCGTGAACGTGGAAGTCGAGATGCAACTCGACCCGACGCTTGAGCCGCTCGAGGCCGAAGTGGGCTACACCCGCACCGGCGGCGGCTTCCGCTGGGTGATCCCGCGGCTTGAGCCGAACCAGTCGAAGCCTTTCGGCCTGCGTTGCCGTTGCATCGCGCCCAGCGACAGTTCGGGCGTGAAGGTCTACGTCCGCGCGGCGAACAGCCCCGAGTACGCCGAGGCGTCGACCGTGGAGATCTTGCCCCGTACGTCGATCGACCCGGCGCCCCCGGCGCCCGGACCCACCGCACCGCCGACCGGCCTGGGCGCGGTCTTGTACAGCCCGACGAACCCCACGCAGGTCAGCTCGCGCGGCTCGCTGAACGTGGCGGTGACGAACCACAGCGCGACGCCGATGACGAACGTCGAGTTTCGCCTCGTGTTTCCTCAGCAAATTCGTCCTCAGCTCACCGCGCAGCAGACCCAGTTGCCGTTCCGAACCGTAGGCAACACGCTCGAGTTCCAGCCGATCACCGAATTGCGTGCGGGCGAGACCGTCCGCGTGATCGTGCCGTTCGACCCGGTTGCGCAAGGCAACGCCCAGGTGATCATCGAGGCGCGTTCGAACGAGTCGCCGGCGGGAGTGAGCGTGTCGGAGACGATCTCGATCTTGTCGCGGTAA